The region ccccccttttgttctTCTCTAATAGGTCCACTCATTTCTTCACAGTATTTCCTTTAACAACTCAGCAGGAGAAACCGTCTCCTTTAATGAGAACAAGGAGATGGTCGCCGGATTTGATGTCGTGAATATCGCTGTCTTCCCAAACAATTCCTTCCGTAAAGTGAAAGTCGGGAGAGTGGACCCCGATGCTCTTGAAGGAGAAGAATTGATCATCAATGAGGATCTAATCATTTGGCACAGACGTTTCAACCAGGTGTGCTTTCAAAGATCTACTGGGTGGCCACTCCCTCACCTGGACATTTGATTTACTGCAAATCATATAAAAAATCAGATATCCATCATCCTTGTTTCCATAGCAGTCAACAAGATATCTCCAGAAATCCTAGAATAGAATAGTCCACACTTGCAATTGTTTTATAGTGACTGGTATTCGGATGTATACTGTCCCCAAATTTGGAGATTCCCTCTTGCTATAATGGCTAGTAAGGaggcatctaagctagtggccatcatcacatctccTGGCAATGAATTCTATACAATAATTCACTGTGGTGTGAACAAATTTCTTTTTCTCAATCCTGAGTTCACTGCTAGTCGAATACATTGTCCTCAGCTGAGTAGTCAATGCCTTTTCTCCAGTCCCCAGTCTCTCCTGAGCCATGAAACGCACTGCAGAAGGAACCCCTGCAGTTCTCAGGAAATTACTGCAGTGGTGTTTGCATGCAGTGTGTCCCGTATTCTTCCAGGCCAATTCTTCTCATGCAGGTTGGGGAATATTTTTAGGGGGGTGggcaaatcctaaccaggtctactcagaagtaattcctatttttcaatggggcttactctcaggaaagtgtggttaggactgcagccttaatccgTCTTTCCTAGGGCTGAAGTGAAACCTCAGCTCCAGTCCATTTTGTGGGCTGCAATGATGGACCCTGTTTTTATGCCAGTTTCTCAGGCCTCTGTGAAGGGGAGCAGGATGAGTGAGTAGGGAAGGTGAGTGGGAAgtcttcccctgctgccctgaaacTGTGGGGAAAATTCAATTTCCTTCTGCTGTTTTGATTCTTCTGTGGCTCTTTTGTGTCAGCCACAAAGGAACAAGATTTAGGAACATTTGGGGGAGAGTTGGAGGGGGTCGTTTCATCTCCCTTCTCAATTGTAGCCAAAGGATAGTCCTGGCCATAGAGCTCTTCAGTAATTCCTTCTTATGCTAAATACCTTCATTTGTGTTTTAATGGAAAGGTGCTGCCCATTTCCATATGTACTAACTCCTGTGACCCTGGgtaccagaagaagaagaaagaaggggataAATTTTGCTGCTTTGATTGTGCTCCATGTCCTGATGGGAAAATTTCAGTACAAAAAGGTGGGTTCCATACATGGTGTGGCAGCTGCTTCActgtatacaggtgtgcgccacttaatgacagggatacgttctcccagtgctttttttgtggagaaaaaggtgcaggaactcacaacttgtttcTGTGCTGGCAACATTcggtcccgaaagactatggtatcacgctctgaaaggtggttctggaccagcgtctagtgtggctgaaaaggccaattcgggagtgacaatcccttccacactaggagcaagtgcagtctgtccctggtctgtctccctggctatgggccttccttctttgcctcttagcctcagactgttggccaagtgtctcttcaaactgggaaaggccatgctgcatagcctgcctccaagcgggccgctcagaggccagggttttccacctgttgaggtccactcctaaggccttcagatccctcttgcagatgtccttgtatcgcagctgtggtctacctgtagggcactttccttgcacaagttctccttagaggagatcctgtgagatccggccatcatccattctcacaacatgaccgagccaatgcaggcgtctctgtttcagcagtgcatacatgctagggattccagcacgttccaggactgtgttgtttggaactttgtcctgccaggtgatgccgagaatgcgttggaggcagcgcatgtggaaagcttgTTAATCTtaatcacaacttgttaatcttttatttatttatttatttatttatttttaaaccattttttattggagaaataaattattttttaggtgcttcccccccaaagatgaacttacttctgagtagacatgcgtaggactgggctgtcaatctccacatccccttccccctagctattttttctacacatggggaaaaatactgtacaggtgcacttgtagcgtgtagtatgtagtgtggcactacttcgaggagagaaagcagtgaatggattctgaaaaatggcttacgtgagttccatgtagtagaattactctaagcaactttgggcgtaagaacaaaaaaggaattcttacacgagaggggtccttcggTGCACaaagaaacagctacgtttgtaaacaagcgattaaatatggtttaattcagatatcagaatactctgtgtcttggggaaggcacttggcatgcaattgtatgttctctgctgccctgagcagccgctttgcattgctggagaggactgcaaatgctggctggcggagggcatgcttgtgggggaaggacgaggaagatctctggcaaggctggacagcatgttgtacacatgtagaatcccttttcacctgcccttagcatgtgaaaatgggtgcagatatatatctctgccaagattaagagcccaatcctaggtatgtctactctgaagtaagtctagtcaatggagcttactcccaggaaagtgcctaggattgcagcttaagagcccaatcctctgcatgtctactcagaagtcgactttagtgaatggggcttactgtggataggatggcagccttagagtccaatcctgtgcctgtctactctgcctctgttttgctcccccctcctggaatgcctccaaaggggaggggcccctgcaaaaatgtgccagaactccgtccccccgtgttccattagaaaaaaagccctgtgttcTCCTatctctgttgttatgtgattaggtcattaagtgaacattcattgtgatgtattgcctttgttgtgtaaacagacactccctgccagacaccataagaacataagaacctaagaacagccccactggatcaggccataggcccatctagtccagcttcatgtatttcacagcggcccacaaaatgctccagtgagcacaccagataacaagagacctcattctggtgccctcccttgcatctgacatagcccatttctaaaatcaggaggtcacatatacatgtcatggcttgtaacccttaatgaattcttcatccagaaacttgtccaatccccttttaaaggcatccaggccagatgccatcaccacatcctgcagcaaggagttccacaaatcaaccacatgctgaattaaggaatattttcttttggctgtcctaactctcccaacactcaattttagtggatgtcccctggttctggtgttatgtaagagtgtaaagagcatctctctatccactctgtccatcccctgcataattttgtatgtctcaatcaggtccaAACTCAGGTGCcccttttcaaggctgaagaggcccaaatgccatagcctttcctcataaggaaggtgccccagcccagtaatcaacttagttgctctcttttgcaccttttccatttccactatgtcttttttgagatgtggcaagcagaactggacgcaattctccaggtgtggccttaccatcgatttgtacaacggcattataatattagccgttttgttctcactaccttttctaatgatcccaagcatagaattggccttcttcactgccaccgcacattgggtcgatgctttcatagacctgtccaccaccagcccaagatccctctcctgatctgtcacagacagctcagaacccatcagcctatatctaaagttttgattttttaccctaatgtgcatgaccttacacttactgacattgaagcgcaactgccattttgctgcccactctgccagtctggagagatccttctggagctcctcacattcacttctggtcttcaccacttggaaatgtttggtatcatctgcaaactttgccacctcactgctcacccctgtctccaggtcattgatgaagaggttgaaaagcaccggtcccaggacagttccttggggcacaccgcttttcacttctctccattgtgaaaattgcccattgacacccactctctgtttcctggccttcaaccagttctcaatccaagagaggtcctgtcctctaattccctgactgtggagttttttcagtagtctttggtgagggaccgtgtcaaacgccttctgaaagtccagatatataatgtctacaggttctcccgcatccacatgcctgttgaccttttcaaagaattctaaatggtttgtgaggcaagacttacccttacagaagccatgctgattctccctcagcaaggcctgttcgtctatgtgttttgagtttctatctttgatgaggcattccaccatcttacccagtataggtgttaggcgtgacatttgctatcctccaatcctctggcactgtggccgttttgggggacaagttgcatattttagtcaagagatcagcaacttcattcttcaattccttaataactcttgggtagatgccatcagggcccggtgacttattgatctttaatttatcaatgaggtctgcaacatcttttttaacctctatctgacttaactcctcggtgaggaggggccgttcgggcagcggtatctgcccaaggtcttctgccgtgaagacagatgcaaagaactcatttaatttctctgccatctctaagtctccttttatctcatctttccctccctcaccatcgagagggccaactgcttctctggcgggtttcctgcttctaacatatttgaagaagcttttattgttccccttaatgttgctggctatgcgttcctcatagtctcgcttggcctcccgtatcaccttcttacatttcttttgccacagtttatgttcctttttattctcctcattagggcaagacttccatttacggaaggaagtttccttgcccttcacagcctctctaacttggctggttagccatgcgggcaccctcctggatttagtggagcccttctttctttgtggtatatacctctgctgggactctattactgttgttttaagcagcctccatgcactctggagagattggactctttttaccctccctttcaacctccttctaaccagcctcctcatttgagggaagtccgcccgtcggaagtcaaggttttttgttagagatttgcccagtatgcTTCCCCTGACGtacatgtcgaaacggatcgcagcatgatcactgttccccaatggctcagtaacattgacatctctaaccaggtcctgtgtaccacacaatattgaatccagagtcacctgccctctggtgggctccgtgactagctgatctaagccacagtcatttagcacgtcaagaaatccggtttccttatcatgaccagaacacaaattgacccagtcaatatgaggataattgaagtcccccatgattacaaccttgtccctccttgtcacctcactgatctgtttcctcatttcaaggtccccttccggtttctggtctggaggacgatagttcGCCCCAGtgccttttttgtaaaaaaaaaaaaaaaaggtgcaggaactcaaaacttgttaaataaataaggatttttttttatttttaaaccatttttattgaagaaataagtaataagatacaactagacaacacgtgattaacacATACAGataggataacaaaaaggcattcaacattATTGAATACAgacctattaaaaataaattgaaatgaatggggacctacctgaaattggctcatgacccacctagtgggtcccgacccttagttggcaaccttcagtctcgaaagactatggtatcgtgctctgaatggtggttctggcacagcgtctagtgggtcctgacccacagtttgagaaacactgttctaatttaaaatgcactaaaatacactgtaACTACAGTTAgcaagttaaccactctttgccattggcaaaaaatagttcaggacaatctttaatctatatcaaagacttgcaaaactgagggtcagaaaaacattttatcaaaatttatggtggttatttatgaatttgggttgctgattccaaaaatggccatagcataggcttcctcatgaggaagctccttgaaccattcactaatgagactatgccatatttccaaaactagaaatgatagggggaaactgatgccatttttggaaccagcaccccagtggcgtcactaggattcgcatcacctggtgcaggaggcctgtgcgtcaccccatgcagtgggcagggcaatgtcccaggtggtgggcatggtgatgtaccatcaccctgctcccactggtttattggctgtaccttttgttagaacacagatagtTCAATGTGGttcgtttcactgcattctgcatgaaattatgcatagattgatataaaatatgatggtattgttcctccaaattctgattttagtgattttgaaaacttgtagagtctctctctctctcacacacacacacacacacctgtgtcaacttactaacaacttatggcagcagttctcaaactgttttgccagcttccaaggccaagctctgcctagagaattatgctcaatttaagcaaattagctccccttctttcccccaacaaatgaccctggttctgccctgcactcctgctgaaccccacctccagggtagctcacctgttcaccctgcagaggtcctctctcctgccagcagcctcccaccactacagcagacccttggtcctcagcaggtcttgggcacagcagccacacaccaaactccagtgtctccagcagtctgttccagcagtctccaaagtccattcaccaatcagtccaatagccatcaattccttagtccattaatccagtctcccctccctcaaactttcctccttctgctgcccacaaacccttcctgcttcaggtgctccttatatccctgagggccctatggccttcaagtggctgcagctgtgcagcacactctgctggatgcccaggccttacccttaaaggggccactgctgacaccacagcctgcctcctttccagatctatcgagattccaatacacactgggacccactttttagaatgacaatctgtccaggacccactggaggtgatgtcatggccagaagtgacatcatcaagcaaattaaaataaataattataaataattaaattaaaagaaataataataataataataataataataataataataataataataataaacaactctATTTtcatcccgcccttctccccaaagggacccatgaTAGGGGGagacagtcctgttccaccaaatgaatctactctgaagattGTTGTGGTCAATTTGtggtcctattgtggtcaatggggcttactctcaggaaagtgtgggtaggattgcagcctgtgaacccaatcctatgcatgtctactctgaagtaagtcccatagtggtcaatggggcttactctcaggaagtgtgggtaggattgcagcctgtgagcacaagcctatgcatgcctactctgaagtaagtcccataatggtcaatggggcttactctcaggaaagtgtgggtaggattgcagcctgtgagcccaatcctatgcatgtctactctgaagtaagtcctattgtggtcaatggggcttactctcaggaaagtgtgggtaggattgcagcctgttaatccaatcctatgcatgtctactctgaagtaagtcccatagtggtcaatggggcttactctcaggaagtgtgggtaggattgcagcctgtgaccccaatcctatgcatatctactctaaagtaagtcccatagtggtcaatggagcttactctgtagcctgcctgcaataacccccccccccaaaaaaaaaaaaaaaagaatcagtgagatttccagtcctccccagtgcccagtttaaagttcttctatttcaggcagatcaagataaagaccctcctggctttctggtgtcctcacattcccctttgcctggcatgaccaacagccaaggctagtgagtaaacgcggccacgtggcttcctttctggctcagactcaggctcgcagctgggagggatgggaccttctctggtgattttgggaggctgcattcattggattggggccattctggtgtcgttggatttctctcagcctgccctttctgaaggactatggcaagtatgcctactcacgagtaaatgtgcgctacggctcactttcactttccttagtgctccatgcattttttcctggggggggggactgcataaaaaaggtgcaggaacgctGTTCCAGTGCGTTCTATTaccaaaaaaagccctggtttgccccagtattacatcgctccacaggcctggtaatttatcCCACAGAGATTATACGGTGGATTCGAACCCACCTTCTATCtcaactttgctggattctatcccttccttaacataaatggccaccccacctccaacacgcccctgcctatccctcctgtagagtttatagcccgggattgcggtatcccactgattctccgcattccaccaggtttccgttatgcccactatatcaatgttttcctttgtcaccagacattccagttctcccatctttgctcggagactttgggcatttgcataaaagcatttgtatgtggaatgccccaggatgggctgcttattctctcctttatccctgaatcctctcattgtgccaaactgtctaacACATTGCATCATGCTactattcccaatttcttctcctactctgcctttgtcttgttgttctctaacctctccatcctcgtcccatagggatgaggagtcccaaaccggatgccccacggttcctgttggccttcccccagggatcagtttaagagctgctctgccacctttttaatgttatgcgccagcggtctggttccattctggttcaagtgaagcccatccctcttgtaatggccctgcttgtcccaaaacgttccccagtgcctaacgaatctaaacccctcctccctacaccaccgtctcatccgcGCTTTGAGACCCCTGATATCTGCCTGcttagctggccctgtgcgtggaacaggtagcacttcagagaacactacctttgaggtcctagctttcagcttcctacctaaaagtcTAAAtttgcctccaggacctcccggctacacatgcccacgttgttggtgccgacatgcaccacaactgctacctcctccccagcactgtctaccagcccgTCTAGATGAGAAGtcatgtctgcaaccttcgcaccaggcagacaagtcgccatgcggtcctcaaaTCCactgcaaacccccctctctatgttcctaataatcgaatcccccactacaagatacgttctcctatctctgttgttatgtgattaggtcattaacaTTCAGTGTGATCtattgcctttgatgtgtaaacagacattccctgccagacaccagCTGAAtacacaggctactagagatgggttgcctcttctttgcattaagagcctctctgttgtctAAACAGACACTaggctgcaggctacgggagatgcaattgcctcattaagagcatctttattgtgctttgaccactgtcatatatatgGTCTGTCATTAGggaaatggttgttaagtggtgcacacctgtaaagGCTGGTGAAGGtgaggattaggctgtaaaactATTAGCCCAGAAGGGTATGTGAAAATGCATCTTACTATAAAGTCAGCTCCAAATGCAGAACTAGCAAGTAAGGATCACTAAGAGGAGTGACTTCCACTCCAAATGAATATACTCTGTCATGACCACACATCTATTTTTCCAGACATGTCTGACTGCTTcagatgcccagaagatcaatatccgaACAAGGACAGACACGGATGCATCCCCAAAGTGATCAGCTTTCTGTCACTTGGAGAACCTTTAGGGATGAGTTTagcctctcttgccatttcttTTTCCCTGGTTACAGTTGTGGTACTTGGAACTTTTATGAAACACAAAGACacccccatcgtcaaagccaacaaccgagaCATCACCTAcgttctcctcctctcactcctacTCTGTTTCCTCTGTTCTTTACTCTTTCTTGGACAACCTTGGAAGGTGACCTGCTTCCTCCGACaatctgcttttggcatcatcttctcagtggccgtttcttgtgtgttggccaaaaccatcactgtggttgtaGCCTTcgtggccaccaaaccagggtccagcatgaggaagtgggtggggaagagaatggccaactccattgtcctttcctgctccctgatcCAAGCAGGCATTTGTggggtgtggctggcaacctctcccccattcccagatttagaCATGCAGTCAGTGATTACTGAGatcacagcagaatgtaatgaagggtctatAACAATGTTTTATCTTGTCTTGGGCTACCTGGGACTCCTCTCtatcatcagcttcactgtggctttcctggccaggaagttgccggattcctttaacgaagccaagttcatcaccttcagcatgctggtcttttgcagtgtttggttgacttttgtccccacctacctgagcaccaaggggaaatacatggtggctgtggagatcttctccatcttagcctccagtgctggcttattgggttgtatctttttccctaaatgctacattattgtgcTGAAGCCCGAACTGAACAATAAGGAGCAGCTCACGAGAAGAAAAATATAGGAAATGCTGATGTTGATATGTTACTGAGCCAGGTGCA is a window of Tiliqua scincoides isolate rTilSci1 chromosome 5, rTilSci1.hap2, whole genome shotgun sequence DNA encoding:
- the LOC136653551 gene encoding vomeronasal type-2 receptor 26-like, whose amino-acid sequence is MVPSEDRQYKGLIRLLQHFDWTWVGLFVVDDDSGDRFLQAIEQLFSQNQICSAFSQRVPNQAHIPSLDDLKGLTEIIDQPFMDQKTKTFIIYGEMTVLQWLITLMFLADPDYKENLSVGKVWITTAQIDFAVGTLIRGWNFEVFEGTLSFALHSNELGGFQTYLRNIKLSGTQGNGFFKDFWEQAFSCSFPDLSAPTNADGICTMEENPESLPGAVFEMRMTGHSYGIYNAVYAVAHALHALYSSRFTHRARLRGKRRDLQDLQPWQVHSFLHSISFNNSAGETVSFNENKEMVAGFDVVNIAVFPNNSFRKVKVGRVDPDALEGEELIINEDLIIWHRRFNQVLPISICTNSCDPGYQKKKKEGDKFCCFDCAPCPDGKISVQKDMSDCFRCPEDQYPNKDRHGCIPKVISFLSLGEPLGMSLASLAISFSLVTVVVLGTFMKHKDTPIVKANNRDITYVLLLSLLLCFLCSLLFLGQPWKVTCFLRQSAFGIIFSVAVSCVLAKTITVVVAFVATKPGSSMRKWVGKRMANSIVLSCSLIQAGICGVWLATSPPFPDLDMQSVITEITAECNEGSITMFYLVLGYLGLLSIISFTVAFLARKLPDSFNEAKFITFSMLVFCSVWLTFVPTYLSTKGKYMVAVEIFSILASSAGLLGCIFFPKCYIIVLKPELNNKEQLTRRKI